A single region of the Nomia melanderi isolate GNS246 chromosome 12, iyNomMela1, whole genome shotgun sequence genome encodes:
- the LOC116434361 gene encoding uncharacterized protein LOC116434361, whose product MLTFRRELENILLWKEESRHSKEIHLSAHSLRNTKTCTDKKSVAFVDGSNMVNGKEEEMEAAGGERSRITREIRRRGRRGRGRGSRKRRRSRRRRKSDTERKKKEKESGGERGGDRRGCAVSWMFKNGCYAETRMARRD is encoded by the exons ATGCTGACCTTCCGAAGAGAACTGGAGAACATTTTGCTATGGAAGGAGGAATCGAGACACTCCAAGGAGATTCATTTGTCCGCGCATTCGTTGAGAAATACAAAGACGTGCACTGACAAAAAATCGGTCGCGTTCGTCGACGGCTCGAATATG GTAaacggaaaagaagaagaaatggaAGCAGCAGGAGGAGAAAGGAGCAGAATAACAAGAGAaataagaagaagaggaaggagggggagggggagggggagcaggaagaggagaagaagcagaagaagaagaaaaagtgacacggaaagaaaaaagaaagagaaagagagtggaGGTGAAAGAGGAGGTGACAGAAGAGGATGCGCCGTATCATGGATGTTCAAAAATGGCTGCTACGCTGAAACGCGAATGGCTCGACGCGACTAA
- the LOC116431873 gene encoding mitochondrial import receptor subunit TOM40 homolog 1 — protein MGNVLAATATAPPPPLPPPPAPPGLSIPPNVGKQDPSVGLYSSTEGLDRIENPGTIEDLHKKCKDVFPVNFEGAKLMVSKGLSNHFQISHTINMSSCTPSGYRFGATYVGTKQPVPTEAYPVLLGDIDPSGNLNANVIHQFGQRLRGKLATQIQRNKFTAVQMTTDYRGDAYTVSLTLGNPDVLDGSGVFVMHYLRSITPSVALGGELAYQRGPGIPGGQVTVVSVAGRYTNGDSTISGGLGLTACHLCFHQKASQQLQVGVELEINNRLQESTGTIAYQVDLPKADLVFRGSVDTNWTVGAVLEKKLQPLPFSFALSGMMNHSKQQFRLGCGLIIG, from the exons ATGGGAAACGTATTAGCCGCTACTGCTACAGCACCTCCACCGCCACTGCCACCGCCGCCGGCACCTCCAGGTCTAAGTATACCGCCAAATGTAGGAAAACAAGATCCATCCGTAGGACTGTATTCGTCCACGGAAGGCCTGGATCGCATAGAAAATCCTGGCACAATCGAAGATCTTCACAAGAAATGCAAAG ATGTGTTTCCTGTAAATTTCGAAGGAGCAAAATTGATGGTTAGTAAGGGTCTTAgtaatcattttcaaatatctcatACGATAAATATGAGTTCCTGTACTCCGTCGGGATACAG GTTTGGAGCAACATACGTGGGTACCAAACAACCAGTACCGACAGAAGCTTATCCCGTATTATTAGGTGACATTGATCCGAGCGGAAATCTGAATGCTAACGTGATTCATCAGTTTGGACAAAGATTAAGGGGAAAGTTGGCGACTCAGATACAGAGGAATAAATTTACCGCCGTGCAAATGACAACGGATTATCGTGGGGATGCTTATACGGTCTCCCTGACTCTAGGCAATCCAGACGTACTGGACGGTTCTG GTGTGTTTGTGATGCATTACCTTCGAAGCATAACACCATCTGTCGCGCTTGGCGGTGAACTTGCTTATCAGCGAGGACCCGGTATACCAGGAGGTCAGGTTACCGTTGTTTCGGTCGCTGGAAGATACACGAACGGAGATTCCACGATCAGTGGTGGTCTGG GATTGACCGCTTGTCACTTGTGTTTCCATCAGAAAGCTAGTCAACAGTTGCAAGTTGGCGtagaattagaaattaataacagATTACAGGAATCCACTGGAACTATTGCTTATCAAGTCGATTTACCCAAGGCCGATTTAGTGTTCAGAG GAAGCGTCGACACTAATTGGACGGTAGGTGCTGTCttggaaaagaaattacaaCCATTACCATTTTCATTCGCTCTAAGCGGTATGATGAATCATAGTAAACAACAGTTTAGACTGGGCTGTGGACTGATAATTGGTTAA
- the mRpL14 gene encoding mitochondrial ribosomal protein L14, producing the protein MFENYAMVISGLLVKPLSRNICTSTVSNQIIKLTRLRVVDNSAIGKQAMLEGKPPRCIHVYNKVGVGYIGDKVLVAIRGEKKKGILVGLKQRQNPKVPKFDSNNIVLIDDNGTPLGTRIHVPIPHILRTILKEKTYSKGADYTKLLAIATKFI; encoded by the exons ATGTTCG AAAATTACGCAATGGTTATTAGCGGACTGTTGGTTAAACCGTTGTCCAGAAATATTTGTACATCAACAGTTtctaatcaaataataaaattaacaagaTTAAGAGTCGTGGATAATAGTGCAATAGGAAAACAAGCTATGTTGGAAGGAAAACCGCCACGTTGTATCCACGTATATAATAAAGTAGGAGTTGGATATATCG GAGATAAAGTGTTGGTTGCGATACGAGGTGAGAAGAAAAAAGGTATACTGGTTGGATTAAAACAGCGTCAAAATCCAAAGGTTCCAAAATTTGACAGCAATAATATAGTACTGATAGATGATAATGGAACACCTTTAGGTACTAGAATTCATGTTCCAATTCCGCACATTTTGCGAACAATTTTAAAAGAGAAGACTTACAGTAAAGGAGcagattatacaaaattattagctattgcaacaaaatttatttaa
- the mRpS28 gene encoding mitochondrial ribosomal protein S28 — MYTTCRIMDKIQCYRKIIRQLHFIQKLRASSILVRNCSTSKNSNDELTSMKEQDTDITKPKLSGFAASYEKFAALSEDNALKNVKSRSFTSLIRRSKFIDLGDPQGKVVVGKIFNVVGDDLYIDFGWKFHCVCPKPKKNSSKYVRGSMVNLRIKDLELSTRFLGSTTDLTILEADCILLNLISSPVQDLYKEE, encoded by the exons ATGTACACAACGTGTAGAATCATGGACAAGATACAgtgttacagaaaaataataagacAGTTACACTTTATTCAGAAACTTCGTGCAAGTTCGATACTTGTGCGAAATTGTAGTACAAGTAAAAATTCAAACGACGAATTAACAAGTATGAAAGAACAAGATACCGATATTACTAAACCTAAGCTAAGTGGATTTGCGGCATCCTACGAAAAATTCGCAGCTTTAAGTGAAGATAATGCTTTGAAAAATGTCAAGTCTCGTTCGTTTACCTCTTTGATTCGACGTTCCAAGTTTATAGAC CTTGGAGATCCCCAAGGAAAAGTTGTGGTTGGAAAGATATTTAATGTTGTTGGAGACGATTTATACATTGACTTTGGATGGAAATTTCATTGTGTATGTCCAAAGCCTAAAAAGAACTCTAG TAAATACGTCAGAGGTTCTATGGTTAATCTAAGAATAAAGGATTTAGAATTGTCTACAAGATTTTTGGGGTCAACTACAGACTTAACAATATTGGAAGCAGACTGCATCCTGTTAAATCTAATATCCTCTCCAGTACAAGATCTATACAAAGAAGAGTAA
- the Mccc1 gene encoding methylcrotonoyl-CoA carboxylase 1 has protein sequence MLLFEKVIAPASHKLIANTRNMQVLRISTNRFDKILIANRGEIACRVARTAKRLGIQTVAVYSEADKNSMHVEQADEAHCIGPAPSSQSYLRQDKIMSVAKKSKCQAIHPGYGFLSENAEFAELCEKENITFIGPSASAIRNMGMKNTSKAIMMEAGVPVIAGYHGDDQSNETLQLKAKAIGFPLMIKAVRGGGGKGMRIVFEESKFIEALEAARTESEKAFGDAAVLLERYIPESRHVEVQVFGDKHGNVVHMFERDCSVQRRHQKIIEEAPAPEISADVRSNLGMTAVKAAKAVGYVGAGTVEFIMDRTGDSFHFMEMNTRLQVEHPITEAITGLDLVEWQLRVAAGEELPLKQEQILLTGHAFEARIYAESPRNGFLPGAGQLLYLKTPNDLTKAIRVDTGVRENDQVSVHYDPMIAKLIVWGNDRAEALAVLRSQLSEYNIAGLDTNIEFIKDLCSHPSFQRGQVYTGFIKEHFEELFPKLCVPKAVTLQAVLASILHEDLFSLQHSLTTNDPFSPFATETGSRLNHTLTRTYRFNVHDNDIDIEVKYVEPEVYSMRLNKIGPWTKVTGTLKRKKNSLELCTEIDGKITRTSVKKIQNKLYLFTKEREWQFSIPTMKFLSNVASNDFEVDPYKALSPMPGFVEKVFVAKGDFVKTGDSLLVITAMKMEHTVKASINGTVENVLCSRGENVPKNKLLVKLTESAS, from the exons ATGCttctatttgaaaaagtaattgCTCCTGCTTCGCa TAAGTTAATTGCAAATACACGGAACATGCAGGTCCTAAGAATTTCAACAAATAGATTCGATAAG ATTCTAATTGCGAACAGAGGTGAAATAGCATGCAGAGTTGCAAGAACTGCCAAGAGGCTGGGAATTCAAACTGTGGCCGTGTATAGCGAGGCGGACAAAAATTCCATGCACGTAGAACAAGCAGACGAAGCCCATTGCATTGGTCCAGCACCTTCTAGTCAGAGTTATCTGCGGCAAGATAAGATTATGAGTGTAGCAAAAAAGTCAAAATGTCAGGCAATACACCCTGGTTACGGATTCCTTtcagaaaatgcagaatttgcAGAACTTTGCGAGAAAGAAAACATTACGTTTATTGGACCATCTGCAAGTGCTATTAGAAATATGGGAATGAAGAATACGTCAAAGGCTATAATGATGGAAGCTGGAGTTCCTGTTATAGCTG GATATCATGGAGACGACCAGTCTAATGAAACGTTACAGCTGAAAGCAAAAGCGATAGGTTTTCCGTTAATGATTAAAGCTGTACGCGGTGGAGGCGGAAAGGGAATGAGAATCGTTTTCGAGGAATCGAAGTTTATCGAAGCCTTGGAAGCCGCGAGAACCGAATCCGAGAAAGCATTCGGCGATGCAGCGGTTTTGCTCGAACGTTATATTCCTGAATCGAGACACGTCGAGGTGCAAGTTTTTGGAGATAAACACGGAAATGTTGTTCACATGTTCGAAAGGGATTGTTCTGTTCAAAGGAGACATCAAAAGATTATCGAGGAAGCTCCCGCG CCTGAAATCTCGGCGGACGTAAGATCGAATTTAGGTATGACAGCAGTTAAAGCCGCCAAAGCGGTAGGGTACGTTGGCGCAGGTACCGTGGAATTTATAATGGATCGTACCGGAGATAGTTTTCATTTCATGGAGATGAATACTCGTCTTCAAGTGGAACATCCAATTACCGAAGCAATTACCGGCTTGGATTTAGTTGAATGGCAATTACGAGTTGCAGCAGGAGAAGAACTTCCATTGAAACAGGAACAAATCCTACTTACCGGACATGCATTCGAGGCAAGAATTTACGCCGAG AGTCCAAGGAATGGTTTCCTGCCAGGAGCTGGGCAGCTGTTGTACCTGAAGACACCAAACGATCTGACGAAAGCAATTAGGGTTGATACCGGAGTCCGTGAAAACGATCAGGTTTCGGTACATTACGATCCGATGATCGCGAAACTGATCGTTTGGGGAAACGATAGAGCAGAAGCGTTAGCCGTACTGAGGTCGCAACTAAGCGAATATAAT ATAGCCGGGCTAGACACTAACATAGAATTCATAAAGGATTTATGTTCTCATCCTAGTTTCCAGCGGGGTCAGGTATACACAGGATTCATAAAAGAACATTTCGAAGAATTGTTTCCAAAATTATGCGTTCCAAAGGCGGTAACGTTGCAGGCTGTTCTCGCTTCGATATTACACGAAGACCTATTCTCGTTACAACATTCGCTCACAACTAACGACCCTTTCAGTCCTTTTGCTACAGAAACTGGATCAAGGTTAAACCATACCCTAACGCGAACCTACCGTTTTAATGTTCACGATAATGATATCGATATCGAAGTAAAATACGTCGAGCCTGAAGTTTATTCTATGAGGTTAAATAAAATTGGTCCTTGGACGAAGGTAACAGGCacgttgaaaagaaaaaagaactcgTTAGAATTATGCACTGAAATCGACGGTAAAATCACCAGGACATCggtaaaaaaaattcaaaacaagttatatttatttaccaaG GAGCGAGAGTGGCAATTCAGTATACCAACTATGAAATTCCTTTCCAACGTTGCGAGCAACGATTTCGAGGTGGATCCATACAAGGCGCTAAGTCCTATGCCAGGTTTCGTAGAAAAAGTGTTTGTTGCGAAAGGAGATTTTGTTAAAACCGGGGATTCCCTACTCGTTATTACTGCTATGAAGATGGAA CACACCGTCAAAGCGTCCATAAATGGAACAGTTGAGAATGTTTTGTGTTCAAGAGGTGAAAACGTGCCGAAGAATAAGCTTCTCGTTAAATTAACCGAATCTGCATCttga
- the LOC116431872 gene encoding transmembrane protein 209, with amino-acid sequence MSNFRSPMRCISPNARVLTAKPQVEQTLDIRQAQNRARNSITWFFVNSSLLGIIVFDILYGGAAYKPFCWVEWCLASIFALNAVYHIARYAWATFTLRPVILYPRQRRLLGISDDDPIFKNEIPSPQKTSEPAFPLNLSCISLNRRLTSLGSPGLNETKNFTSTSPFFKYNSPTSQKSTSSPNGSFNKSLNASMNGTGEDLIQSEKELENYLEETRQRKHVLSTDIDQPSNLLSSFWSHPAIKSPGEVSPLLRRCVYQLAPIIDKSKSTSPGTEEGHSPRGMLGVLDVWRKYRIDPNKVNEWTANLRMWISKTVVERVAMEIDNVCSALVRHGLSDSQPGHVGLDRLRKLAQAPFLVTAIPTLPTLVPFLELSNNQEYLINRIKVLAKGGSMSEFKWNGGGFHNGKEWDSSLPTDSAIIMHLVSTYMDTQLEAPLDQPDARPFTSRYMARSGMTLPRSKGPIIVCQSINPPHYSFAHNGDSLPNDYEEMQRGRNNLFHTLLLFLYIIKTRDHGMLGRVNLGTSGINVLWVIDG; translated from the exons ATGAGCAATTTTCGTTCTCCGATGCGATGTATTTCTCCTAATGCAAG GGTTTTAACCGCTAAACCTCAAGTTGAACAAACACTCGATATCAGACAGGCACAGAATAGAGCCAGGAACAGTATCACATGGTTCTTCGTCAATAGTTCCCTTCTTGGAATCATCGTGTTCGACAT ATTATATGGAGGTGCCGCTTATAAACCGTTTTGCTGGGTCGAGTGGTGTTTGGCCTCTATATTTGCATTGAATGCTGTTTACCATATCGCACGATACGCTTGGGCAACTTTCACTTTAAGACCAGTTATTCTTTATCCTAGACAAAGACGCTTGTTAGGAATATCCGACGATGATCCcattttcaaaaatgaaattccGTCACCTCAGAAAACATCGGAGCCAGCGTTTCCTTTGAATTTGTCTTGCATCAGTCTAAACAGACGTCTCACGTCTCTAGGTTCTCCAGGATTAAACGAAACCA AGAATTTTACATCGACAagtccattttttaaatataatagtccAACCTCTCAGAAGTCGACGTCCAGCCCTAACGGTTCATTTAATAAATCCCTTAATGCTTCGATGAATGGAACTGGCGAGGATTTGATTCAAAGCGAAAAAGAACTAGAAAATTATTTGGAAGAAACTCGACAGAGGAAACACGTTCTGTCCACCGATATCGATCAACCTTCTAACTTGCTTAGTTCCTTCTGGTCTCATCCTGCGATTAAAAGTCCAGGAGAAGTTTCACCTTTGTTAAGAAGATGCGTGTACCAATTAGCGCCGATCATCg ATAAATCGAAATCTACCAGTCCTGGTACCGAAGAAGGACACTCGCCCAGAGGTATGCTAGGTGTATTAGACGTTTGGAGAAAATATAGAATCGATCCGAACAAAGTAAACGAGTGGACGGCTAATCTCCGAATG TGGATCAGTAAAACAGTAGTCGAACGAGTGGCTATGGAGATCGATAACGTTTGCTCCGCTCTAGTTCGCCATGGATTGAGCGATTCTCAACCAGGACACGTGGGTCTGGATAGATTACGAAAACTTGCTCAAGCACCATTTTTAGTCACCGCGATTCCTACGTTACCAACTTTAGTACCATTTCTGGAGCTTTCCAACAATCaggaatatttgattaataggATCAAAGTCCTCGCGAAAGGGGGTTCTATGAGCGAATTCAAATGGAACGGCGGAGGTTTCCATAATGGCAAAGAATGGGATTCTAGTCTGCCAACTGATTCTGCG ATAATCATGCATTTGGTATCGACGTATATGGACACGCAATTAGAAGCTCCATTAGATCAACCCGATGCACGACCCTTCACCTCGAGATACATGGCTAGATCAGGAATGACTTTACCACGTAGCAAAGGTCCCATAATAGTGTGTCAATCCATAAATCCACCTCATTATAGTTTTGCACACAATGGCGACTCCTTGCCAAACGATTACGAAGAAATGCAGCGG GGTAGGAACAACTTGTTTCACACGTTACTGTTGTTTTTATATATCATTAAGACAAGAGATCACGGCATGTTGGGTCGTGTTAATTTAGGTACATCCGGTATAAACGTCCTATGGGTAATCGACGGTTAA